The following coding sequences are from one Gossypium hirsutum isolate 1008001.06 chromosome A12, Gossypium_hirsutum_v2.1, whole genome shotgun sequence window:
- the LOC107926491 gene encoding putative nuclease HARBI1 isoform X5, whose protein sequence is MSIVENYHGDESDDDKEKKEILQRMECFNRIFVVASSFVQLYYEKYILKQPCMDSKQTGETWIREVLDGHESRCMINFRMSKMVFTSLLRVLETRYNLQTSRNISSTEMLGIFLYILGTSAKVSQCRERFQRSGSTISRHFAIVLEKVSRMATDLIAPEDPFFSSIHEQIRNDSRYMPHFKDCIGAIDGTHIAAILPPNEQVPYIGRKGIPTQNVMAVCDFNMCFTFVMAGWEGSTHDTRIFLDAIRDPKYKFPHPPNGKYYLVNSGYPQMKDYLGPYRGQRYHLPDFRRGRPVFGKEEIFNHSHSSLRSVIERIFGVLKKKMGHFKGYAKL, encoded by the exons ATGAGTATAGTTGAGAATTACCACGGTGATGAAAGTGACGATGATAAGGAAAAGAAAGAGATATTACAACGCATGGAATGTTTTAACCGAATATTTGTTGTTGCATCTTCTTTTGTACAATTATATTACGAGAAGTATATATTGAAGCAACCATGCATGGATTCAAAACAGACAGGTGAGACATGGATCCGAGAGGTCCTTGACGGTCACGAATCACGttgtatgattaattttaggATGTCTAAAATGGTATTCACAAGTTTGTTGAGAgttttggagacaagatacaactTGCAAACTTCAAGAAACATATCTTCTACTGAAATGTTAggaatttttttatacatcttgGGCACCAGTGCAAAAGTTTCCCAATGTCGAGAAAGATTTCAAAGGTCTGGATCAACAATAAGTCGACACTTTGCAATTGTGCTTGAGAAAGTTTCAAGGATGGCCACTGATCTAATTGCACCCGAAGATCCTTTTTTTAGCTCAATACACGAACAAATACGTAATGATTCTAGATATATGCcgcattttaag GATTGCATAGGTGCAATTGATGGTACTCATATTGCTGCTATTCTTCCACCAAATGAACAAGTTCCCTATATTGGAAGAAAAGGTATTCCGACTCAAAATGTTATGGCagtatgtgattttaatatgtgtttcacCTTTGTCATGGCTGGATGGGAAGGATCGACACATGACACTAGAATATTTCTTGATGCAATTCGAGATCCAAAATACAAATTTCCGCACCCACCAAAtg gaaaatattatcttgttaattctggatatcctcaaatgaaagattatcttggaccatatagaggtcaacgatatcatttacctgactTTCGTAGAGGTAGACCGGTATTTGGTAAAGAAGAgatattcaatcattcacattcatcattacgtagtgtgattgaacgaatttttggtgttttgaaaaaaaaaatgggtcattttaagggatatgccaagttatag
- the LOC107926491 gene encoding putative nuclease HARBI1 isoform X2 → MVLVLCWKLKKEQFPLPLLLLVINKVMSIVENYHGDESDDDKEKKEILQRMECFNRIFVVASSFVQLYYEKYILKQPCMDSKQTGETWIREVLDGHESRCMINFRMSKMVFTSLLRVLETRYNLQTSRNISSTEMLGIFLYILGTSAKVSQCRERFQRSGSTISRHFAIVLEKVSRMATDLIAPEDPFFSSIHEQIRNDSRYMPHFKDCIGAIDGTHIAAILPPNEQVPYIGRKGIPTQNVMAVCDFNMCFTFVMAGWEGSTHDTRIFLDAIRDPKYKFPHPPNGKYYLVNSGYPQMKDYLGPYRGQRYHLPDFRRGRPVFGKEEIFNHSHSSLRSVIERIFGVLKKKMGHFKGYAKL, encoded by the exons ATGGTCTTGGTACTG tgttgGAAGCTAAAAAAGGAACAATTTCCGTTGCCTCTGCTTCTCCTGGTCATCAACAAG GTGATGAGTATAGTTGAGAATTACCACGGTGATGAAAGTGACGATGATAAGGAAAAGAAAGAGATATTACAACGCATGGAATGTTTTAACCGAATATTTGTTGTTGCATCTTCTTTTGTACAATTATATTACGAGAAGTATATATTGAAGCAACCATGCATGGATTCAAAACAGACAGGTGAGACATGGATCCGAGAGGTCCTTGACGGTCACGAATCACGttgtatgattaattttaggATGTCTAAAATGGTATTCACAAGTTTGTTGAGAgttttggagacaagatacaactTGCAAACTTCAAGAAACATATCTTCTACTGAAATGTTAggaatttttttatacatcttgGGCACCAGTGCAAAAGTTTCCCAATGTCGAGAAAGATTTCAAAGGTCTGGATCAACAATAAGTCGACACTTTGCAATTGTGCTTGAGAAAGTTTCAAGGATGGCCACTGATCTAATTGCACCCGAAGATCCTTTTTTTAGCTCAATACACGAACAAATACGTAATGATTCTAGATATATGCcgcattttaag GATTGCATAGGTGCAATTGATGGTACTCATATTGCTGCTATTCTTCCACCAAATGAACAAGTTCCCTATATTGGAAGAAAAGGTATTCCGACTCAAAATGTTATGGCagtatgtgattttaatatgtgtttcacCTTTGTCATGGCTGGATGGGAAGGATCGACACATGACACTAGAATATTTCTTGATGCAATTCGAGATCCAAAATACAAATTTCCGCACCCACCAAAtg gaaaatattatcttgttaattctggatatcctcaaatgaaagattatcttggaccatatagaggtcaacgatatcatttacctgactTTCGTAGAGGTAGACCGGTATTTGGTAAAGAAGAgatattcaatcattcacattcatcattacgtagtgtgattgaacgaatttttggtgttttgaaaaaaaaaatgggtcattttaagggatatgccaagttatag
- the LOC107926491 gene encoding putative nuclease HARBI1 isoform X1 codes for MYTINLGASFLFLHFMNTRKKCWKLKKEQFPLPLLLLVINKVMSIVENYHGDESDDDKEKKEILQRMECFNRIFVVASSFVQLYYEKYILKQPCMDSKQTGETWIREVLDGHESRCMINFRMSKMVFTSLLRVLETRYNLQTSRNISSTEMLGIFLYILGTSAKVSQCRERFQRSGSTISRHFAIVLEKVSRMATDLIAPEDPFFSSIHEQIRNDSRYMPHFKDCIGAIDGTHIAAILPPNEQVPYIGRKGIPTQNVMAVCDFNMCFTFVMAGWEGSTHDTRIFLDAIRDPKYKFPHPPNGKYYLVNSGYPQMKDYLGPYRGQRYHLPDFRRGRPVFGKEEIFNHSHSSLRSVIERIFGVLKKKMGHFKGYAKL; via the exons ATGTACACTATTAATTTAGGTGcctcttttttgtttttgcaCTTTATGAACACGAGGAAAAAG tgttgGAAGCTAAAAAAGGAACAATTTCCGTTGCCTCTGCTTCTCCTGGTCATCAACAAG GTGATGAGTATAGTTGAGAATTACCACGGTGATGAAAGTGACGATGATAAGGAAAAGAAAGAGATATTACAACGCATGGAATGTTTTAACCGAATATTTGTTGTTGCATCTTCTTTTGTACAATTATATTACGAGAAGTATATATTGAAGCAACCATGCATGGATTCAAAACAGACAGGTGAGACATGGATCCGAGAGGTCCTTGACGGTCACGAATCACGttgtatgattaattttaggATGTCTAAAATGGTATTCACAAGTTTGTTGAGAgttttggagacaagatacaactTGCAAACTTCAAGAAACATATCTTCTACTGAAATGTTAggaatttttttatacatcttgGGCACCAGTGCAAAAGTTTCCCAATGTCGAGAAAGATTTCAAAGGTCTGGATCAACAATAAGTCGACACTTTGCAATTGTGCTTGAGAAAGTTTCAAGGATGGCCACTGATCTAATTGCACCCGAAGATCCTTTTTTTAGCTCAATACACGAACAAATACGTAATGATTCTAGATATATGCcgcattttaag GATTGCATAGGTGCAATTGATGGTACTCATATTGCTGCTATTCTTCCACCAAATGAACAAGTTCCCTATATTGGAAGAAAAGGTATTCCGACTCAAAATGTTATGGCagtatgtgattttaatatgtgtttcacCTTTGTCATGGCTGGATGGGAAGGATCGACACATGACACTAGAATATTTCTTGATGCAATTCGAGATCCAAAATACAAATTTCCGCACCCACCAAAtg gaaaatattatcttgttaattctggatatcctcaaatgaaagattatcttggaccatatagaggtcaacgatatcatttacctgactTTCGTAGAGGTAGACCGGTATTTGGTAAAGAAGAgatattcaatcattcacattcatcattacgtagtgtgattgaacgaatttttggtgttttgaaaaaaaaaatgggtcattttaagggatatgccaagttatag
- the LOC107926491 gene encoding L10-interacting MYB domain-containing protein isoform X3, whose protein sequence is MYTINLGASFLFLHFMNTRKKCWKLKKEQFPLPLLLLVINKMSTSAVEVSGEKVKTMWDKRLTEIFCDICIKEFLKGNRPGTHFTKDGWLKIMTNFEKEAGKVFSQKQLKNKWDALKKEWKAWKKLKGEDTGLGWNPIKRTVDAPDDWWESRLKVVPEAQNFRTSGIDPEFEGKLDQMFMGIVATGDKAWAPSSGTLRSDFFEDVNNEIPEENEEENVRNDVHILNDVHISNDVQIDGNGQKRKNPEISSSQFKTGRKKSSKQIGGAVRLSSQIEKLCNAADNMSQATSSLTPVMDPYGIPEAVKVLDSMSEEVPEASPLYFFALRLLLNKDKRIMFLSINPKIRALWLKTEMENS, encoded by the exons ATGTACACTATTAATTTAGGTGcctcttttttgtttttgcaCTTTATGAACACGAGGAAAAAG tgttgGAAGCTAAAAAAGGAACAATTTCCGTTGCCTCTGCTTCTCCTGGTCATCAACAAG ATGAGTACTTCGGCGGTTGAAGTTAGTGGTGAAAAAGTGAAAACAATGTGGGATAAGAGATTGACAGAAATATTTTGCGATATTTGTATTAAAGAGTTTTTGAAAGGCAATAGGCCTGGTACTCATTTCACAAAAGATGGATGGTTGAAAATAATGACCAACTTTGAGAAAGAAGCGGGCAAGGTCTTTTCAcaaaaacaacttaaaaataaGTGGGATGCTCTAAAAAAAGAATGGAAAGCTTGGAAGAAACTTAAAGGCGAAGATACTGGTCTAGGGTGGAATCCTATAAAAAGAACTGTTGATGCACCGGATGATTGGTGGGAGAGTAGGCTAAAG GTTGTGCCTGAAGCTCAAAATTTTAGAACATCGGGCATTGATCCTGAATTCGAAGGGAAGTTGGACCAAATGTTCATGGGGATAGTTGCAACAGGTGATAAAGCATGGGCACCTTCTTCTGGTACACTCCGTAGTGATTTTTTTGAGGATGTTAACAATGAAAtacctgaagagaatgaagaagaaaatgtgagaaatgatgttcacattttaaatgatgttcacatttcaaatgatgttcaaattgatggaaatggtcaaaaaagaaaaaaccctgaGATATCAAGTTCACAATTTAAAACTGGAAGAAAAAAATCCTCAAAGCAAATTGGAGGGGCTGTAAGATTGTCCagtcaaatagaaaaattatgcaaTGCAGCTGACAATATGAGTCAAGCCACATCTAGTTTGACTCCTGTTATGGATCCATATGGTATTCCAGAAGCAGTCAAAGTGCTTGACAGCATGTCGGAAGAAGTTCCAGAAGCTAGTCCGCTATACTTTTTCGCACTTAGATTATTGCTCAATAAGGACAAACgaattatgtttttatcaattaatcccaAGATTAGAGCTTTGTGGCTTAAGACGGAAATGGAgaatagttga
- the LOC107926491 gene encoding L10-interacting MYB domain-containing protein isoform X4: MVLVLCWKLKKEQFPLPLLLLVINKMSTSAVEVSGEKVKTMWDKRLTEIFCDICIKEFLKGNRPGTHFTKDGWLKIMTNFEKEAGKVFSQKQLKNKWDALKKEWKAWKKLKGEDTGLGWNPIKRTVDAPDDWWESRLKVVPEAQNFRTSGIDPEFEGKLDQMFMGIVATGDKAWAPSSGTLRSDFFEDVNNEIPEENEEENVRNDVHILNDVHISNDVQIDGNGQKRKNPEISSSQFKTGRKKSSKQIGGAVRLSSQIEKLCNAADNMSQATSSLTPVMDPYGIPEAVKVLDSMSEEVPEASPLYFFALRLLLNKDKRIMFLSINPKIRALWLKTEMENS; this comes from the exons ATGGTCTTGGTACTG tgttgGAAGCTAAAAAAGGAACAATTTCCGTTGCCTCTGCTTCTCCTGGTCATCAACAAG ATGAGTACTTCGGCGGTTGAAGTTAGTGGTGAAAAAGTGAAAACAATGTGGGATAAGAGATTGACAGAAATATTTTGCGATATTTGTATTAAAGAGTTTTTGAAAGGCAATAGGCCTGGTACTCATTTCACAAAAGATGGATGGTTGAAAATAATGACCAACTTTGAGAAAGAAGCGGGCAAGGTCTTTTCAcaaaaacaacttaaaaataaGTGGGATGCTCTAAAAAAAGAATGGAAAGCTTGGAAGAAACTTAAAGGCGAAGATACTGGTCTAGGGTGGAATCCTATAAAAAGAACTGTTGATGCACCGGATGATTGGTGGGAGAGTAGGCTAAAG GTTGTGCCTGAAGCTCAAAATTTTAGAACATCGGGCATTGATCCTGAATTCGAAGGGAAGTTGGACCAAATGTTCATGGGGATAGTTGCAACAGGTGATAAAGCATGGGCACCTTCTTCTGGTACACTCCGTAGTGATTTTTTTGAGGATGTTAACAATGAAAtacctgaagagaatgaagaagaaaatgtgagaaatgatgttcacattttaaatgatgttcacatttcaaatgatgttcaaattgatggaaatggtcaaaaaagaaaaaaccctgaGATATCAAGTTCACAATTTAAAACTGGAAGAAAAAAATCCTCAAAGCAAATTGGAGGGGCTGTAAGATTGTCCagtcaaatagaaaaattatgcaaTGCAGCTGACAATATGAGTCAAGCCACATCTAGTTTGACTCCTGTTATGGATCCATATGGTATTCCAGAAGCAGTCAAAGTGCTTGACAGCATGTCGGAAGAAGTTCCAGAAGCTAGTCCGCTATACTTTTTCGCACTTAGATTATTGCTCAATAAGGACAAACgaattatgtttttatcaattaatcccaAGATTAGAGCTTTGTGGCTTAAGACGGAAATGGAgaatagttga
- the LOC107926491 gene encoding L10-interacting MYB domain-containing protein isoform X6 has product MSTSAVEVSGEKVKTMWDKRLTEIFCDICIKEFLKGNRPGTHFTKDGWLKIMTNFEKEAGKVFSQKQLKNKWDALKKEWKAWKKLKGEDTGLGWNPIKRTVDAPDDWWESRLKVVPEAQNFRTSGIDPEFEGKLDQMFMGIVATGDKAWAPSSGTLRSDFFEDVNNEIPEENEEENVRNDVHILNDVHISNDVQIDGNGQKRKNPEISSSQFKTGRKKSSKQIGGAVRLSSQIEKLCNAADNMSQATSSLTPVMDPYGIPEAVKVLDSMSEEVPEASPLYFFALRLLLNKDKRIMFLSINPKIRALWLKTEMENS; this is encoded by the exons ATGAGTACTTCGGCGGTTGAAGTTAGTGGTGAAAAAGTGAAAACAATGTGGGATAAGAGATTGACAGAAATATTTTGCGATATTTGTATTAAAGAGTTTTTGAAAGGCAATAGGCCTGGTACTCATTTCACAAAAGATGGATGGTTGAAAATAATGACCAACTTTGAGAAAGAAGCGGGCAAGGTCTTTTCAcaaaaacaacttaaaaataaGTGGGATGCTCTAAAAAAAGAATGGAAAGCTTGGAAGAAACTTAAAGGCGAAGATACTGGTCTAGGGTGGAATCCTATAAAAAGAACTGTTGATGCACCGGATGATTGGTGGGAGAGTAGGCTAAAG GTTGTGCCTGAAGCTCAAAATTTTAGAACATCGGGCATTGATCCTGAATTCGAAGGGAAGTTGGACCAAATGTTCATGGGGATAGTTGCAACAGGTGATAAAGCATGGGCACCTTCTTCTGGTACACTCCGTAGTGATTTTTTTGAGGATGTTAACAATGAAAtacctgaagagaatgaagaagaaaatgtgagaaatgatgttcacattttaaatgatgttcacatttcaaatgatgttcaaattgatggaaatggtcaaaaaagaaaaaaccctgaGATATCAAGTTCACAATTTAAAACTGGAAGAAAAAAATCCTCAAAGCAAATTGGAGGGGCTGTAAGATTGTCCagtcaaatagaaaaattatgcaaTGCAGCTGACAATATGAGTCAAGCCACATCTAGTTTGACTCCTGTTATGGATCCATATGGTATTCCAGAAGCAGTCAAAGTGCTTGACAGCATGTCGGAAGAAGTTCCAGAAGCTAGTCCGCTATACTTTTTCGCACTTAGATTATTGCTCAATAAGGACAAACgaattatgtttttatcaattaatcccaAGATTAGAGCTTTGTGGCTTAAGACGGAAATGGAgaatagttga